From a single Pyxidicoccus xibeiensis genomic region:
- a CDS encoding YncE family protein — MVGTQPVDASKNRWRARAASLCAAVSMLVSFNAAAQTPSFIEFDSAHVRPMALSPDGTRLFAVNTPDNRLEVFSVTASGLSLIAEVPVGMEPVSVAVRSNTEVWVANHLSDSISVVSLSGTPRVVRTLLVGDEPRDIVFAGTNGYAFITTAHRGQQRTDPSIANVPGAGDPKLTTPGTPRADVWVFNPASLGTTLGGTPVRIVNLFGDTPRGLAVSPDKKTVYAAIAQSGNQTTAVTFDAVCNGFRENDACLVFPDTWPWGNNIMPGGLPGPSTNAAGVKAPETSLIVKFNKATNRWEDTLGRNWNNGVRFRLPDKDVFAIDADTLTEKAFYTGVGTNIFNLATNPRTGVLYASNSEANNLTRFEGPGVFGGSTVQGNLAKMRITVINNGTVSPRHLNKHIDYSKLAGQPGFDPTVKNHSLSTPTEMVVSADGTRLYVAAFSSNKIGVFDTASLENDTFNPRTASANYIPVSGGGPSGLVLDSARNRLYVTTRFDNAVKVIDLATKREIAAVPFYNPEPASVVQGRPFLYDANFSSANGEASCASCHIFGDKDELAWDLGNPDDEVTSNTIDKRLASNLEIGLFRTFTTHPRSDINGNNDPNIFHPMKGPMTTQTLRGMTHQGAMHWRGDRANGFFGIDAYDEELSFKNFIVAFEGLLGRASMPTEAEMSKFATFQLQVQLPPNPIRKLDNSLTTSQQNAKNFYFGSRRVDGIAIGADNGFNCNGCHTIDGAQGFFGTDGKASFEGIPQIVKIPHVRNMYTKVGMFGFPDSAFFSHPETGQLGDQIRGFGFTNDGAVDTLFRFFSAIVFTNTSIGGPLVGFENDTQRREMEDFMLASDTDLAPIVGQQITLTNTNAAAVGSRIDLLIARARAPFASKILGGQTYEADLVAKVAVSGRVRGYLYDRTAGTWKPDNGTANITTAALRALAGTAGQEVTFTAVPPGSGLRVALDRNLDGRLDGQ; from the coding sequence ATCGTGGGTACCCAGCCAGTGGACGCGAGCAAGAATCGATGGCGCGCCCGAGCAGCCTCGCTGTGCGCCGCCGTGTCGATGTTGGTTTCATTCAATGCCGCGGCCCAGACGCCCTCGTTCATCGAGTTCGATAGCGCGCACGTCCGGCCGATGGCGCTCTCTCCGGACGGGACGCGGCTGTTCGCCGTCAACACGCCGGACAACCGCCTGGAGGTCTTCTCCGTCACCGCCTCCGGGCTGTCGCTCATCGCCGAAGTACCGGTGGGCATGGAGCCCGTCTCCGTCGCCGTACGCAGCAACACGGAAGTCTGGGTGGCCAACCACCTGTCGGACAGCATCAGCGTGGTGAGCCTGAGCGGCACGCCCCGCGTGGTGCGCACGCTGCTCGTCGGCGATGAGCCGCGCGACATCGTGTTCGCTGGCACCAACGGATATGCCTTCATCACCACGGCGCACCGCGGCCAACAACGCACGGACCCGTCCATCGCCAACGTGCCCGGCGCGGGCGACCCGAAGCTGACCACGCCCGGCACTCCCCGCGCCGACGTCTGGGTCTTCAACCCGGCCTCCCTGGGCACGACGCTGGGCGGCACGCCCGTGCGCATCGTGAACCTCTTCGGCGACACGCCGCGCGGCCTCGCCGTCAGCCCGGACAAGAAGACCGTCTATGCGGCCATCGCCCAGTCCGGCAACCAGACGACCGCCGTCACCTTCGACGCCGTCTGTAACGGGTTCCGCGAGAACGACGCGTGCCTCGTGTTCCCGGATACGTGGCCGTGGGGCAACAACATCATGCCGGGCGGCCTGCCCGGTCCTTCCACGAACGCCGCCGGCGTCAAGGCGCCCGAGACGAGCCTCATCGTCAAGTTCAACAAGGCCACCAACCGGTGGGAGGACACGCTCGGCCGCAACTGGAACAACGGCGTGCGCTTCCGCCTGCCCGACAAGGACGTGTTCGCCATCGACGCGGACACCCTCACGGAGAAGGCCTTCTACACGGGCGTCGGCACCAACATCTTCAACCTGGCCACCAACCCGCGCACGGGCGTGCTGTACGCGTCCAACAGCGAGGCGAACAACCTGACGCGCTTCGAGGGCCCGGGCGTGTTCGGCGGCAGCACGGTGCAGGGCAACCTGGCGAAGATGCGCATCACCGTCATCAACAACGGCACCGTCTCGCCGCGCCACCTCAACAAGCACATCGACTACAGCAAGCTGGCCGGCCAGCCCGGGTTCGACCCCACCGTCAAGAACCACAGCCTCTCCACCCCCACGGAGATGGTGGTCTCCGCGGACGGCACCAGGCTGTACGTGGCCGCGTTCAGCTCCAACAAGATTGGCGTCTTCGACACGGCCTCGCTGGAGAACGACACCTTCAACCCCCGCACCGCGAGCGCCAACTACATCCCGGTGAGCGGCGGCGGCCCCAGCGGCCTGGTGCTGGACTCGGCGCGCAACCGCCTCTACGTCACCACGCGCTTCGACAACGCGGTGAAGGTCATCGACCTGGCCACGAAGCGCGAAATCGCGGCGGTCCCCTTCTACAACCCGGAGCCCGCCTCCGTCGTGCAGGGCCGCCCCTTCCTGTATGACGCGAACTTCTCGTCCGCCAACGGCGAGGCGTCCTGCGCCAGCTGCCACATCTTCGGCGACAAGGACGAGCTGGCCTGGGACCTGGGCAACCCGGACGACGAGGTGACCTCCAACACCATCGACAAGCGGCTCGCGAGCAACCTCGAGATTGGCCTGTTCCGGACGTTCACCACCCACCCGCGCTCGGACATCAACGGCAACAACGACCCGAACATCTTCCACCCGATGAAGGGCCCGATGACCACGCAGACCCTGCGCGGCATGACCCACCAGGGCGCCATGCACTGGCGCGGTGACCGGGCGAACGGCTTCTTCGGCATCGACGCCTACGACGAGGAGCTGTCGTTCAAGAACTTCATCGTGGCGTTCGAGGGGCTGCTCGGCCGCGCGTCCATGCCCACCGAGGCGGAGATGAGCAAGTTCGCGACCTTCCAGCTCCAGGTGCAGCTGCCGCCCAACCCCATCCGCAAGCTGGACAACTCGCTCACGACCTCCCAGCAGAACGCCAAGAACTTCTACTTCGGCAGCCGCCGGGTGGACGGCATCGCGATTGGCGCCGACAACGGCTTCAACTGCAACGGCTGCCACACCATCGACGGCGCGCAGGGCTTCTTCGGCACCGACGGCAAGGCGAGCTTCGAGGGCATCCCGCAGATCGTGAAGATTCCCCACGTGCGGAACATGTACACGAAGGTCGGCATGTTCGGCTTCCCGGACAGCGCCTTCTTCTCGCACCCGGAGACGGGCCAGCTGGGCGACCAGATTCGCGGCTTCGGCTTCACGAACGACGGCGCGGTGGACACGCTGTTCCGCTTCTTCAGCGCCATCGTGTTCACCAACACCAGCATCGGTGGCCCGCTGGTGGGCTTCGAGAACGACACGCAGCGCCGCGAGATGGAGGACTTCATGCTGGCGTCGGACACCGACCTGGCGCCCATCGTCGGGCAGCAGATCACCCTCACCAACACGAACGCCGCCGCCGTCGGCTCGCGCATCGACCTGCTCATCGCGCGCGCCCGGGCGCCGTTCGCGTCCAAGATCCTGGGCGGCCAGACGTACGAGGCCGACCTGGTGGCGAAGGTGGCCGTGAGCGGCCGCGTGCGTGGCTACCTGTATGACCGCACGGCCGGCACGTGGAAGCCCGACAACGGCACCGCCAACATCACCACCGCGGCCCTGCGCGCGCTGGCGGGCACGGCGGGCCAGGAAGTGACGTTCACCGCGGTTCCGCCCGGCTCCGGCCTGCGCGTCGCGCTCGACCGGAACCTGGACGGCCGGCTGGACGGCCAGTAA